One Bacteroidota bacterium genomic window carries:
- a CDS encoding SRPBCC family protein encodes MKILKITLLVIVGIISLLLITALFVKKEYAIEREVTIDKPKQEVFDYVKLIKNQDNYSVWNMKDPNMKKEFKGTDGTVGFVSAWESENSEVGQGEQEIKKITEGERLDMELRFKKPFEATDDAYMTTESAGDKTTKVKWGFKGKMSYPMNIMLLFMNMEDMLGNDLKAGLDNLKKEVEK; translated from the coding sequence ATGAAAATTTTAAAAATTACTTTATTAGTTATTGTAGGAATTATTTCCCTATTGCTCATTACTGCATTATTCGTAAAAAAGGAATATGCTATTGAAAGAGAAGTGACCATCGACAAACCCAAACAAGAAGTTTTTGACTATGTGAAACTCATAAAAAACCAAGATAACTATAGTGTTTGGAACATGAAAGACCCCAATATGAAAAAAGAATTTAAGGGCACCGACGGAACTGTAGGATTTGTTTCAGCGTGGGAGAGTGAAAATAGTGAAGTAGGACAAGGTGAACAAGAAATAAAAAAGATTACCGAAGGCGAAAGATTGGATATGGAACTTCGATTTAAAAAACCTTTTGAAGCTACCGATGATGCCTATATGACCACTGAATCGGCAGGCGATAAAACAACAAAAGTGAAATGGGGTTTTAAAGGTAAAATGTCATATCCTATGAATATTATGCTTTTATTTATGAATATGGAGGATATGCTTGGCAATGACCTTAAGGCAGGTCTTGACAATCTTAAAAAAGAGGTAGAGAAGTAA
- a CDS encoding MATE family efflux transporter: MSSKPAASKAASLFSVIKLSLNGEQQDYTQGSIRRAVFLLAIPMILELSLESVFALVDMFFVGKLGENAIQTVGLTESVITIVYSVAIGLSTAATAIVARRIGEKNPEAAAHAGAQSLIVAAFVIVFTSVAGVVFAEDILRLMGASAEVVKEGAVFTRIMFGGSAGIMLLFLINGIFRGAGDATMAMKSLWIASFINIILCPIFIHFWGLKGAAIATVIGRIAGVIYQCYHLLSGSGILKIYKKHFTFDNTIIKSIIKIGWPATFQFIIASGSWIVLARLVADTGGTSASAGYQIAIRNVIFFILPAWGLSNAAATLVGQNLGAKQILRAEQSVMLAAKYNAIFMSFVMVLFVFFAKPIISIFSDDIKVIAYGAESLQIIGMGYIFYGIGMVMTQALNGAGDTRTPTIINFVCFWLFQIPLAYLLAIGFDLKSTGAFIAIPVAESMIALVAWYFFKKGKWKEVKV; the protein is encoded by the coding sequence ATGTCTTCAAAACCCGCAGCAAGCAAAGCTGCTAGTTTATTTTCTGTTATCAAGCTTTCGCTAAACGGCGAGCAGCAAGACTATACACAAGGCAGTATTCGACGAGCTGTTTTTTTGTTAGCAATTCCCATGATTTTGGAATTGAGTTTAGAATCTGTTTTTGCATTGGTTGATATGTTTTTTGTGGGCAAACTTGGAGAAAATGCAATACAAACTGTAGGTCTTACAGAATCAGTAATCACTATTGTATATTCTGTTGCAATAGGTTTAAGTACCGCGGCCACAGCCATTGTTGCAAGACGTATCGGTGAAAAAAATCCAGAAGCTGCTGCACATGCGGGGGCACAATCTCTTATAGTAGCTGCGTTTGTAATCGTATTTACAAGTGTGGCAGGTGTAGTATTTGCCGAAGATATATTAAGGTTGATGGGAGCAAGTGCCGAGGTGGTAAAAGAAGGTGCAGTATTTACAAGAATCATGTTTGGTGGCAGTGCGGGTATTATGCTTCTGTTTTTAATCAATGGTATTTTTCGTGGTGCGGGCGATGCAACTATGGCTATGAAAAGCTTGTGGATAGCCAGCTTTATCAATATTATATTATGCCCCATCTTTATACATTTTTGGGGATTAAAAGGTGCTGCGATTGCCACAGTAATTGGAAGAATTGCTGGTGTTATATATCAGTGTTATCATCTGTTAAGTGGAAGTGGAATTTTAAAAATATATAAGAAACATTTTACCTTCGACAATACAATTATCAAATCAATTATTAAAATTGGATGGCCCGCCACTTTTCAGTTTATCATAGCTAGTGGTAGTTGGATTGTGCTTGCACGCTTGGTTGCTGACACTGGCGGAACTTCTGCATCGGCCGGTTATCAAATTGCGATACGAAATGTGATTTTCTTTATATTACCGGCTTGGGGGTTGAGCAATGCTGCCGCTACTTTGGTAGGCCAAAACCTGGGTGCCAAACAAATATTAAGAGCCGAGCAAAGTGTAATGCTCGCCGCAAAATACAATGCTATTTTCATGAGTTTTGTAATGGTACTATTTGTATTTTTCGCAAAGCCCATTATCAGTATTTTTTCTGATGATATAAAAGTAATTGCCTATGGTGCTGAATCGTTACAAATAATTGGAATGGGTTATATATTTTATGGCATCGGTATGGTAATGACGCAAGCATTGAATGGAGCAGGCGATACCCGAACTCCTACTATTATAAACTTTGTTTGCTTTTGGTTATTCCAAATACCCCTCGCCTATTTATTGGCAATTGGTTTTGATTTAAAATCGACAGGGGCATTTATAGCCATACCTGTTGCCGAAAGTATGATTGCTTTGGTTGCTTGGTACTTTTTTAAGAAAGGGAAGTGGAAAGAGGTGAAAGTATAA
- a CDS encoding T9SS type A sorting domain-containing protein, with protein sequence MKKLISMLILSMIVIGNMQETAAITRNNNSTQNYSQKLKVNSEPLSDSLPGFIAVQQAEEVQLQWLIASDQVYGFFAIEMSTDGKDYFEIGNIKGSDYNKNPGEYLYIHKQAVSSVLYYRLKLVATDGSSKYSQIVKSESKKAALVSEVKIYPNPVSIQAEVAFTFSENSAYILTISDNSGKVASTQTGTGVAGNNIVQINMENQMSGIYFLYITGANGLSHVSKFIKD encoded by the coding sequence ATGAAAAAATTAATCAGCATGCTTATATTATCGATGATAGTTATAGGCAACATGCAAGAAACCGCAGCTATCACTCGTAACAATAATAGCACGCAAAATTATTCACAAAAACTAAAGGTAAATTCTGAACCACTTAGCGATAGCCTACCAGGTTTTATTGCTGTGCAACAAGCAGAGGAAGTGCAGCTACAATGGTTGATTGCGTCCGATCAAGTTTACGGTTTCTTTGCAATTGAAATGTCGACCGACGGTAAAGACTATTTTGAAATTGGCAACATAAAAGGTTCCGATTACAACAAAAATCCGGGCGAATATTTATATATACATAAACAAGCCGTGTCATCTGTATTATATTATCGCCTTAAATTAGTTGCTACTGATGGAAGCAGCAAATATTCGCAAATCGTGAAATCAGAATCGAAGAAAGCGGCACTGGTAAGTGAGGTAAAAATTTATCCCAATCCAGTGAGTATCCAAGCTGAAGTGGCGTTCACTTTCTCCGAAAATAGTGCCTATATACTTACCATTTCCGACAATAGCGGCAAAGTGGCAAGCACTCAAACTGGAACTGGTGTAGCGGGAAATAATATAGTACAAATAAATATGGAAAACCAAATGTCTGGAATTTATTTTTTATATATAACAGGGGCGAATGGCTTATCGCATGTTTCAAAATTCATTAAAGACTAA
- a CDS encoding PAS domain S-box protein, whose translation MNKLLYIVMSSWNMFFLIFLLVGIIIGLFIYVKYFLQNEKRSKAQPIASFGSISNINELQKAEALFRALIENSHEAITLNDRNGVPIYQSPSLEKMIGWTLEERKLINFTEYIHPDDIDIIKSKIQEAIGNPGKPICGKHRIKHKDGHYILVEGSITNMLHDSNISAMVSNFRDITKQREFEEKIEFDRNNLSSLINNTNDLMWSVDNDLKLITSNNAFDTTVKKMSGNTMSKGAYILASGFSEEQLDRYKMLYKRALGGEVFTEIEYVDLPKDFWSEISFYPLRKGEDIIGTACFSRDVTELKKSVKETLDMVEILQKRNKDLNQFSYIVSHNLRSPIAKILGLSSLHKVDPEQNINGKNILECIEDEVMHLDNVVKDINNIISVRDLGNKQKDYITFETELQLIVQVLENQIKESNAQITRNFNNPKGIVTVKSYMYSIMLNLLSNAIKYRQAEVPLNIHLETNEDDKFVYLSVQDNGRGIDLEINKDKVFGLYKRFHGNEIEGRGIGLNLVKVQAESLGGSIEVESVVNQGTIFKVRIPKLNN comes from the coding sequence ATGAATAAACTATTATATATCGTCATGAGCAGTTGGAATATGTTTTTTCTGATCTTCCTTTTAGTAGGTATTATTATAGGTCTATTTATCTATGTGAAGTATTTTTTACAAAATGAAAAACGTAGTAAAGCACAGCCAATTGCATCGTTTGGTAGCATATCCAATATAAACGAGCTGCAAAAAGCCGAAGCACTTTTTAGAGCCCTCATCGAAAACAGTCATGAAGCGATTACACTGAACGATAGAAATGGAGTGCCGATATATCAAAGCCCCTCATTAGAAAAAATGATTGGGTGGACTTTAGAAGAACGCAAACTAATAAATTTCACTGAATATATCCATCCAGATGATATCGATATCATAAAATCAAAAATACAGGAGGCTATTGGCAACCCAGGTAAACCTATATGTGGCAAGCATAGAATCAAACATAAGGATGGGCATTATATATTGGTGGAAGGCAGCATAACCAATATGTTACACGATTCTAATATTAGTGCAATGGTTTCAAACTTTCGTGATATAACGAAACAAAGAGAGTTTGAAGAGAAAATAGAATTTGACAGAAATAATCTGAGTTCGTTAATAAATAATACCAATGATTTAATGTGGAGTGTTGATAACGACCTTAAATTAATCACCTCAAATAATGCCTTTGATACAACTGTAAAAAAAATGTCGGGTAATACTATGTCAAAAGGTGCTTATATTCTTGCTAGTGGTTTTTCGGAAGAGCAATTAGATCGTTATAAAATGTTATATAAGCGTGCACTAGGTGGTGAAGTTTTTACTGAAATAGAATATGTAGATTTGCCCAAAGATTTTTGGTCTGAAATTTCTTTTTACCCTCTTCGTAAAGGCGAGGATATAATAGGTACAGCTTGCTTCTCACGCGATGTTACTGAATTGAAAAAATCGGTAAAAGAAACCCTTGATATGGTAGAAATATTACAAAAGAGAAATAAAGACCTCAATCAATTCTCCTATATCGTTTCACATAATCTTCGATCGCCCATTGCAAAAATATTGGGACTATCATCACTGCACAAAGTAGACCCTGAGCAAAATATAAATGGTAAGAATATATTAGAATGTATAGAAGATGAAGTGATGCACTTGGATAATGTAGTAAAAGACATTAACAATATTATATCAGTTCGCGATTTAGGAAATAAACAAAAAGATTATATTACTTTTGAAACAGAATTGCAGCTCATAGTGCAAGTGCTCGAGAACCAAATAAAGGAGAGCAATGCTCAAATTACACGAAATTTTAATAATCCAAAAGGAATTGTAACTGTAAAAAGTTATATGTATAGTATTATGCTAAACTTATTGTCGAACGCTATAAAATATCGCCAAGCAGAAGTGCCACTAAATATACATTTGGAAACAAACGAAGATGATAAATTTGTATATTTAAGTGTCCAAGATAATGGTCGAGGAATTGATTTAGAAATAAACAAAGACAAAGTATTTGGCCTATATAAGAGATTCCATGGCAATGAAATTGAAGGCCGCGGAATTGGACTCAATCTGGTGAAAGTGCAAGCTGAATCGCTGGGTGGAAGTATTGAGGTAGAAAGTGTCGTAAACCAAGGCACTATTTTTAAGGTGCGTATACCTAAACTAAACAACTGA